Below is a genomic region from Streptomyces ferrugineus.
CGCCAGGCGGCGCGGTCGATCTGCTGCTGGACCGTGATCTCCTCGCCGTCGACGGTGACCGTCGCGGCCAGGACGACGAACGGTCCGAACGGGTTGAAGGCTGCGTCGTACACGGGGCCGGACGGCTCGAGGCTGCTCATGTGCGGGGGAACGGCGCGCGGCGGCGGCCTGTTACAGGCGTCCGGCGGTGGCGGCGGGGTGCGTGGGCCAGCCAGTACGGCGGGCAATGCTGGGCGTCCTCGAGCGTCCGGGCGAGGCTGCGGAGCGCCTCGGTCGCGCCTCTGACCTTCGTTGCGGTGTCCGTGCCGCGGTCGGTCATGTCCGGGGGAACGGCGGACCGGGAGTGGCCGTTACATCCGGGCCCGGGAACGGCGACGGCCCCCGCCGTGTGGGCGGGGGCCAGGCGGCCCGTGGGTCAGGTGGCTAGCTCGTAGTCGTCCGGGGAGAGCATGTCGTCCATCTCGTAGAGCTGGGCGAGGTAGTCGCGCACCAGGGCCTCGCCGAGGGCGCCGAACATGCCGGACAGGACGATGGCGGCCATGACTGGGGAGACGACATCGGCGGCCTGTTGGAAGGCCGAGGTGCGGCTGCCCTGCCACGGGTAGGAGCGGCGGAACCCGACGAGGAGACCGGCCTCTGCCTCCGTGAGCCGCAGACCGTCGCTCTCGCGCTTCCAGGTCCGGGACTTGCCGGTGAGGCACCAGGACGGGCCGTCGGCGGAGAAGCAGTTCCCGCCCTTGGCCCGGCCGGTCTTCGGGTCGACGGGCCGGGTGCCGCGCGTGTTGACGCGCTCGCCGGGCTGCCAGCCGAGGGCCTGCGCCATGGACGTCGCGGGGAGCGGGCGGATGCGGGCGGTCGTCGTGCCGCTGCACCAGCGGGAGGCGATCATGTACACGCGCTTGCGGCGGGACGGCAGGCCGTAGTCGGCGGCCTCCATCACCTCACGGTTGGCGTACATCCACTCGGACGAGTAGAACTCCATGGCCAGGTCGTCGAGGATCTCCTCTGGGAGGTTGCTGGACTGCTCCATGGCCATCCAGCGGATCGGCGCTCCGGCGGCCTGGAGGGCGAGCGGCCAGATGACGACCTCGAGCATCAGCGCGATTCGCGGGTCGCTCACGTCTGCGGCCTCCGCGCGAACCTCGTCCCAGGTGGCGCCAGACCGCTCGCGGTAGCCGACGTGGTAGCCGTGCTCTGCGCACATCGGGCACTCGTCCAGGTCGGGGTACAGGTCGTCACAGTCGATGTCGGTGACGGGCATGGTCCCGGCGGCCTCGCTGACGTACCCGATGGCCTCGCACAGGATGACGATGTTCTGGGCCTCCAGGCCGGACAGCTTGCCCGCGGGGGAGAACGTGGGGCACGGCGGGCTGATGATGACCGCGCCGGTGTAGCGCAGCGCGATGTGCTCGGGGTCCAGGGTGGTGATGTCGGCGCAGATGCGGCGGTGACCGGCGGCGCGGGCGGTGGCGCAGGCGTCCGGGGAGATGTCCACTCCGACGGCGTCGACGGCCACGCCGAGGACAGCAGCGATGCCCTCCGACCAGCCGCCGGGGCCCGCGAACAGCTCCACCACGCGGATCGGGTCGCCGGGCAGCGGAGCGAGCAGCCACTCAGCGGGCCACGGGTTGGCGGCGGCCTCCAGGACGGCGTACACCTTCGGCGGGATCGGCATCCCGGCCTTGCGGGCGAGGGTGGCGACGTGCACGGCGGTTGCAACCGCTGGGGGCAGGGTCCGCATCTGGTGTTCCTTCGTTCGTGGTCCTCGTCGGCGGTGCTCTCCACCAACACGTCGAATAGTACACCAAGGGCAATTCAGTGAGGTGTGAACAGAAAAAACGCGCAGTCTATTGCCCTGGGCTGCGCGTTCTCTCTGGGGTGAGGGCTAGTCAGCAGTACGTCGCGGCGTGTGCCTGGGCTTCGAGCACTGCGGCGGCGGCCTCGACGTCCGCCCTCAGATCGACCCCGGCGCGCTGGAGCTCCTCGAGCAGCTCCCCGGCGCTCGGGTCGTCGCCCTGGTCGTACTCGGCAACGTGCCCGGCGACCTTCGTGCGCATCGTGAGCAGCTCGGTCTCGACGGCCAACAGCCGGCGCAGCAGCATCGGCAGCGCGGTGCGGGAGTAGTTGCCGAGTCCCTCGGTCGTCTTGCGCCCGGCGATCGTGTCGGCGTGCACTTCGGCGGCGTCCAGGGCGAGGGGGAACGACGGCGGGGTGGCGGGGCGCAGCATGCGGTCCAGCTCGGCGAGCAGTTCGGGCGTTGCAGGGGTCAGCACAGGGTGGCTCCGAATCGGGGAGGGGTGCGCCCGGGGCTGTGCGGGCCTCGGGCGCAGGGGGGCGGGGTCAGATCACTTGCCGTGCACGGTCGGCGGCTCGGCGTGGTCGTCCGGCTCGCACATCGGCCCGTGCTCCTGGCAGTGCTCGGCAGCGAGCGGGATGCCCAGCGGCGTACGCCCTCCCTCGTTCTCCGCCTCGATCTCTTCGTCCGTCCGGAGCTCCTCCGGCAGGAAGTCGAGGAAGTCGTACCGTGCGAGTTCGTCGATCCGTCGGAGAAGCTCGAGGACTTCCTCCGGCTTCCGGGGGTCGGTGTCGCCCCACAGGGCGGCCAGGTCCTCCGGGACGTCCGGCAGCCGGTCGGACGCCAGGTCGTACGGGTTGAGCTCCCGCACGATCTCGCCCTGGACGTCGCGTACGGAGTCCAACTCGATGGTGTCGTCGTCGTAGTCGCCCATCGGCCGCTTGAGGACCAGGTACGCGCCGGTGGGGAACTGGCGGTGCAGCGTCACGGACACCAGGGACAGCGTCTGTACGGCGGCATACCGTGCCTTGGCCATGGCGTCGTCGAAGGCGGAGAGCGGGGCCAGGTTGGCGGTGGTCACGAGGGGTTGTCCTTCCGGGTGTTCAGCGGGCGAGGTGCGGGGCGAGGGAGACCAGGAAGTCGACGCCGACGGCGTGCAGGTCGACGGAGGCCGGGGTGGTGTCGTGCGCGCGGGCGGCCGGGTCGAAGGCGGGGGCGACGTGCCCGTACGGGCCAGACCCCGATCCGAACGCGAGCCCCTTCTGCTCGAGTTGCTCAACATGCCCGTGCCGGGCCAAGACCTGGGCCATGCGGCGCTCGAGACGCCCCCGGATCCCGGCGGGCACGACCCGACTGCCCGAGGCGGCCTCCGGCAGGAAGTGGGCCACGGCCCGTTCCACGGCGCGCACCGGGCCCTGAATCTGGACGTCGGCCACGGGATTGGTGCCGTGCAGCGTGGCCGAGTAGCGGCACCCGCTCGAGGACCAGGTGACGCCGGACGTGTTCACCAGCAGACCGGCCCGCTCGTACGTGGCCACGCCCTGAGCGCGCATGGCGTTGCCGATCTCGTAGAGCAGCGCGCGGCGCGCGCGGGCGCCGTCCTCGAGGCGGCGGGCGGCCTCGTCGTCGACGACGGGCAGCACCAGGCGCAGGACCTCCCGCGCGATGGCGGCCGGGGCGAGATGGTCAAGGCAGACGTCCGGGCGGGTCGGCTCACGGTCGGGGAGCTGCCATCCGATCTCGGTGTCCCAGGTGCGGGCGACCAGGACCAGGGCGCGCTCACCCTGCACCAGGCGGGCGCCGGGGTACCGGGCGGTCCACCAGGGGGAGCACGGCTCGACGGTCCAGGGTGAGCCGGCCCGCGCGGGCAGCAGCGCGGCGACGTGCTCGGCGAGCGTCACGGCGGGGCAGGCGCGGCGGGTCGGGGCGGTGACGGACGGGGTCATGTCGTGGGGCCTTTCGGAAGGGGCCGCACCCCCGGGCAGAGGGCAGGGGCGCGGCCGGGCGGCAGGGTCAGACCAGGTGCGCGGCGGCGGCGAGGAGGAAGTCGATCCCGACGGGGCCGACCTGCGCGCAGACGCGGGTGCCGTCGTCGACGGGGTCGCCGAGCTCGGCGCGGGACGGGAGCGCGATCCAGCCGTGCAGGTCGTGGTAACCGCCGAACTCGACCTCGTCGGCGTCGACCGGCTGGAGCTGCGCGAACCGGTCGGTCAGATGCCGCGTGAAGGCGCTACCGGCGTCCGTGGAGACGTGGCCGTCCAGCGGGGGCAGCAGGACCGGCAGCGCGCCGTAAAGGCCGCTCAGGGGCCCCTCGTAGGTCAGGTGGAAGTTCGCTGCGACGCCGTGCGCCCACACGCCCCACTCGGCGCCGCTGTCGGCCGTCCACTCCAGGCCGGGACCATCGAGCCGCTCACTGCTCTGGGGGTTGGCGCCGTGGTCGATCAGGTGGAACCCGAACTCCGTCAGCGCGGTCCCCTTGTGGTGCATGACCCGCTCCCACGCCTTCAAGCCGTCGGTCCGGTGCGCGGGTTCCTGGGCGATGGCCTGGACGACGTCGCGGTCCAGGTCGGGCAGGATCCAGCGCAGGGCGCGCGTGGCGAGCGTCGCCAGGGATGCCGGGTCGGTGCCGCCGACGACAGCGTCCGGCGTCACCGGGAACAGGTCGGGCCGGTCGGCGTACAGCTCCACGCGGTCGCCCTCCTCCACGACGATCAGGGAGCGGCGGCCGTCGGTGATCCGGGACGTGGCGGCGTTGTTGCGGATGACGTACGGGGCGGGGCCGACCGTCCACGCCTTGCCCCGGCGGGCGGGCAGGAGGGCGGCGAGCGGGGCGGCAGTGGTCGCGTGGCTGATGGCAGAGATCACGGGTGTTCCTTCACTTCGGGTCAGTCCGGCGCGGTGCTCTCCGGCCGGGCAAGGTGGTCATGCGGGCGGTGCTTGCGTCGCGCCCCGGGGCGGCTCGTGCGTCCGGGCCCCGGGGCGCGACGGGTCTACAGGTCGCCGGGGTTGGCGAGGATGCGGCGGGCGGAGCGCCCGGCAGAGCTGCGGAGCGCGGCCTCAGCCATCCGGCGGGTGCGTGCTCGTTCCTGGGCTTCGGCCACCTGGGCGGCCTGGCGGCGGACAGCTTCGGCGCGCATCTCGTCGACGCGGGCCTGCCAGGCGCGGGCGGCGTCCTCGGCGCTGTCCCCTTCGGAGACGTCCCACAGGGTGGAGCCGCCGCGCAGGTCGGCCAGGAGGACGCGGTCGAACGAGTAGGCGCGCAGCAGGGCCGGGCCGTCGTCGGTCCACTTCGTGACCAGGATGTAGAGCCGGGACACGTCGGCGTCGGCGGGGAGCGCGGGGCAGTCGAACGCGCGGTGGGAAAGGCGGGTGATGGCGCCGTGAGCCTGGCAGCCAGCGAACGGGACGCCGGGGCCCTGCTCGGCTCCGCCGCACGCCGCACGGGGGCAGGTGCAGCCCTGCGGCTGTCCGCCGGTGACCGCGTGGATGTGCCTTGCCAGCAGGTTGGTACGCATCGGGTGTTCCTCCGGTTCGTGGTGGACCCGGCGCTGCTCTCGCCGGGTAGTACGCCGGGCGGGCGCATCCTGTGACGCCCCGCCCGGCTGAGAGGCGGTCAGTGCTGGTTGCAGGGGCGGCCGTTGTCGACGCGGACCTCGGCGGCGAGGCGCAGGTGCTTCTCCCAGACCTTGAAGACCTGGCGCAGCCAGTCGTCCGTGCGCTCCCACTGGTGCGTGCCGTCGGCGTGCAGGAGGTGCAGCGCGTGCGCCTGCACGGCCTCCCGCTGGGCGAACTTGGCGAACTCCGGGCGGGCCGGGTTCAGGGGGCGAGGGAACGGGAGCTCGCGGTCGACGAGCGGCACCAGGACGTACTCGCCGAGCTCGGCGGGGAACAGGGCGGCCGGGTGGTCCACGGCGATCTGCTCGGCCATGAACAGTTCCTCGGTGGCCTCGGTCGGCAGCTCCTCGTACGCGCCGGGCGGCACGGCCTCGAACTCCCGGGCGGCGGCGTCCAGACGGGCGGCGATGCCCGCGAGGGCGGCGCGGATGGAGTCCTCGGTGGTGTAGCGGTCGCGGGCGATCTCGGCGACGACGCGGGCGCGCTGGGCGGTCTGGCGGTACTGGTCGAGGAACGGTGCGGTGGTGGTCACGGGTGTCTCCGTCTCCGGTGCGTGGAAGGTGGGGCCGGGGCGCGGCGGGGGTTTCCGCGCCCCGGCGGTCAGGGGGTGGCTCAGGCGGCGATCAGCGCGGCGCGGACGGCCTTGTACTCGGCCTTGCGCGGCTTGTACGCGGCGGCGATCTGCGCGACCTGGGCGCGGGTGTAGCGGTAGGCGGTGACGGCGTGCTTCTTGAAGCCCTGGGCGGTGCGGCGGATGCGGGCGCGGCGGCCCTTGATGCCCGCGTTCTTCGCGGCGGTGCGCAGCGCCTTGACGACGCCCTTGACGGTCTCGCGGTCGGCGCCGGTGGCGATGACGTGCGTGGCCAGGGAACGGGCGGTGGTGCGGACGCGGCGAGCGGCGCGGGCAACTTCGCGGCGGGCGGCGGAGGCGGCGCGGTTGGCGCGGACGCGGTTGCGGAGTTCGACGGCGCGGCGGGTACGGGCAGAAGCCATTGGGTGCTCCTCGGTTCGTGGTCTGTCGGCGGTGCTCTCCGCCAACAAGAAAATAGTACACCAATGGCAACATCAGAGGGGATGTGTGACTCGAAAGGATTCTAGTCTCCGCAGATGAGAGCGCACACGACCGCTTCCCGCGCGGTCGGGTTCACTGCCTCCGGCTTATCGTTCGGCTACAGCTCGAACAGGGTGTCGGTGTCCGGGGCGGGGGCGGCAGCCGGCCTACGGGTGCCGGTGGCGCGGCGGCCGGTCGGCGCGTCTCCGAACAGCGCTTCGGTGCCGTACGCGTCCGGGACGGCCAGCACGGGCCGGGTGACGGCGTCGGCGTCCACCAGGGCGAGCGGCGCATCCGGGTCGAAGTCGGCGCGCTGCATGGCGGTCCAGTCGATGCCCTGGGCGTCGGCGACAGTGCTCACGGGGTCTCTCCTGTCTCGGGCGGTCGGGGCGCGGTGCTGCGCCCCGACGGGCGGAAGGGGGGCTACGCCTCGGTGGGTGTGGTGACGTTCAACTGGTCGGCGCTGATCGTGTCCTCGCGGGGCGCCGTGTCGGGCGTGCCGTCCCACAGGACGCGGGCTCTGAACGGGCCGTAGAACGAGGGCCGGTACAGGTCCAGCACGAGTCCGACGGACGGGCCCTGTCCGAAGGTGACACGGTCCCCAACGGCGTAGCCCCCGCTCTCCTCGCGCTCCTGCGCGATGTCGGCCGGGTCGACGGGCCGGACCAGGTCGCGGCCGGTAAGGAACGTCTCCTCGTACCCGTCCCACTGCACAGCAACCAGGCCGTCAGGGGCGACGCGGCGCAGGGTGCCGCGCTGTATGTACCGGCGGGGCGTCCGGTCGTACCCCCACGCGGGGGTGTGCCAGGCGATCCGCTCGACGCGCTGCTCCGGCTCGTACGCCATGGGGCACCAGGCGGCGGGCACGTACAGCACCAGGTCGTCGGGCTTGGTCGTGTAGTTCCGCCCGTCCAGCGTGATGGTGCCGGTGTCCCGGGCCAGGGCATGGAGCGGCTGCGTCAGGGCGTAGCGGGGGCGGGTGAACGGGCGGGCGGAGCGTAGGTCGGCTGTGTGGGTGAGGGGTCCGTCGTCGATGCCGACGAGCAGGTCCCCGCCCCGGATCTGCCAGGCGGGCGTGACGCGTACGAGGGAGTGCTCGATGCCGTTCGGGAGCTGCGCGGCGGCGAGGTCGGCGGTGATAGCCATCAGGGGCATGTCGTGGGTCCTTCCGGAGGAGGGGCCGGGGCGCGGGGTGCGCCCCGGCGGGGAGCTGTCAGACGCGGGCGCGGTTATCGGGGAGCTTGCCGACGGCGGCGGCCAGACCGAGGCGGAACCACTGGGCGCGCTCGGAGTCCCACTCGGCGCGGACGAACTCCGGCACCTCAAAGCCGAGGTGGGTACGCGGGGCGCCCGGGTGCGGGTCGACCGGCTCGGGCTCCCGCTCCTCCATGGGCGCGGTGATCGCCTCCACACACTCGTCGGTGAGGCGGCCCGGCCCCCACTCGTAGTCGGCCCCGGGACCCGTCAGCTTCCACAGGGCCGTTCCGCTGTGCGCGAGCGTGTAGCGCAGCTCCCAGGTGCGGCCCAGGTGCGTGACCACGTACGTCAAGCGACTGCCGGGCTTGAGCGTGTCGTCGAACTCCACCCCGGCGGCCGTGAGGGCGGCGCGGAGCTGCGCGGTGTACTTGGCGGGGATGTAGCGGGGCAGGGACACGGGAGCCTCTCTCGGTGGTGCAGGATGCCGGGGCGCGGCAGTGCGCCCCGGCGGGGACGGTCAGGGGTAGGTCAGCGCTGTGCGGTGTTTGCGTCGCCCTGCGAGCCGCACACGCGGTTGCCCATGACGCGGCAGTCCCACCCGCTCTCGTCCTCGTCGACGCGGCCGTCGCGGTTGTCGTCACCCATGGCGTCCGCGCGCCCGTCGAGGAACCCGTCGTTGTACGCGGTCACGGTGTCCGCGTTGCGGTCGACCTGGGGCCGGAAGTCGTCCGGGGTGGCGTCGGACGCGCCGATGGTTCCCAGGGTGCCCAGGACGATCACGGTGACGCCGGACGCGAGGAGGGCGGCCGCGCGGGGGCGGCGCGCCAGGATGCGGCCGAGGCGGGGGAAGCGCTGCATGGGGTGTTCCTTCGTTCGTGGTCCGTGGCCCCGGTGCTCTCCGGGACCGTGGGCGGTGCGCCCGGCGCCCGTTCCGGCAGTGAGCCGGCCTCGGGGGCGGGGCGCACCGCCCGCCGGGGGGTACGGCGGGCGGTGCGGTCTGGGGTTACGCGCGTCCGGCGCGCGCCTCCTGCTCGAGCCACTGGTCGAGCAGGGTGTCGAAGTCCTGGCCGGTACGCGCCACGGCGTAGGCGGCGGAGCGGTCACCGGCGATGAGGCAGTGGACGGTCGCGCCGTCGATCGCGTCGGCCTGGCGGTGCATCTCCTCGAGCTGGTCCTCGTAGCTCTCCTCGTAGGTGAGAGCGAGGTTGTGGACCTTCGCGTCCTCAGTGCCGAGGCCGGTGGTGACGGACAGGAAGAACAGGAGCTGCTCGGTCTTGTCGAGGGAGACGGCCATGGTGTGTTCCTTCGCTCGTGGTCTCGCCCCGGTGCTCTCCGGGGCGGCGGGGTGAACCGCCGAGAAGAACAGTACACCAATAGCAATCTCGCGCAACCGCGTCATCGGATATTCGTCGAAAGTTGCAGGTGATAGTCGTTGTGATAGGCCTGTAACACGGTTCATTGATTGACCTAGGTTGATTATTCTCGAGTGCGGCTGTACGGTCAGGGCACGCCACTAAGGCGGGGTCGGGGCGAGCATCCCCGGCCAGACCACGAACCAAGGAGCACCCGATGGCTGAGACCCAGACGACCGGCATCAAGAACGCGGACGAACTCATCACCCTTGCGGCCGCGTTCGGCCTGACCGT
It encodes:
- a CDS encoding DNA cytosine methyltransferase, whose product is MRTLPPAVATAVHVATLARKAGMPIPPKVYAVLEAAANPWPAEWLLAPLPGDPIRVVELFAGPGGWSEGIAAVLGVAVDAVGVDISPDACATARAAGHRRICADITTLDPEHIALRYTGAVIISPPCPTFSPAGKLSGLEAQNIVILCEAIGYVSEAAGTMPVTDIDCDDLYPDLDECPMCAEHGYHVGYRERSGATWDEVRAEAADVSDPRIALMLEVVIWPLALQAAGAPIRWMAMEQSSNLPEEILDDLAMEFYSSEWMYANREVMEAADYGLPSRRKRVYMIASRWCSGTTTARIRPLPATSMAQALGWQPGERVNTRGTRPVDPKTGRAKGGNCFSADGPSWCLTGKSRTWKRESDGLRLTEAEAGLLVGFRRSYPWQGSRTSAFQQAADVVSPVMAAIVLSGMFGALGEALVRDYLAQLYEMDDMLSPDDYELAT